From the Chloroflexota bacterium genome, the window ACGGCGGCTGTTTCCGACAGACACTGGCGAATTGGTAAATGATCTGCTTGTCGAGCATTTTTCCAATATTGTCGATGTGAGTTTTACGGCAGAGATGGAAGAAAATCTGGATCAGGTTGCAGATGGCAAACAAACTTGGGTGGATGTGATCCGCGATTTTTACACCCCCTTTGAGAAGCAGCTCGAACTCGCCAAAGAACAAATGCCAGATGTGAATACAGGCCCTGAACCGATTGGACGCGCCTGTCCGGAATGTTCGCAAGAACTGGTCATCCGTTGGGGGCGGCATGGCAAATTCATTGGCTGTAGCAATTTCCCGACATGTCGTTACACAGAACCCTGGCTGGAAAAAATTGGTGTTGCCTGCCCGGATGATGGCGGCGACCTTGTTATTCGTAAAACACGCCGGGGCCGCATTTTCTATGGTTGTTCCAACTATCCGGAGTGCGAATTTTCATCCTGGAAGCGGCCGCTTCCAGTGCCGTGCCCTAAATGTGGCGGTTTGTTGGTTGCCAATAACAAGCATCAGGTTGCCTGCATAAAATGCGAAGAAGTATTTATGCGCGATGCTGTCATCCCGGATGAGCTTTCAGAAGACGCTGAGTAGCTTGGCATAAGGCTTGCAACAGACTAAAAGATATTCGTAACGTGACTTGTAAGGGATTGCATGTTTTCCCTCTCTCGTCTACAATACTGGAAGATGTGATCTATACGAATAGGCAGCAGGTTTTGGCTGAGCGAGCTAGAAAAAATGGAGAGAAGCGATGGAATTCATTCGTGAGAAATTTAATAATCCCCTCGTGGCTGGCTTGGTCGGCCTGGGCGTCGGATTATTCATTGGTTGGTTTATTATTGGGTGGGGGATTTGGCCTGTAAAGTGGGTCGATGGTTCCCCGGCAGATTTGCACCCGACCTATCGAGATGATTATTTACGCATGGTGATTGACTCGTATGCTTTATTCCCAGATGAGGATATCGCGCGCCAACGGTGGGGGTATCTTGGCGAAACAGCCGATGAAACCCTGACCAATGTAGACCCTGGCGCATATCCAGAAAATGTCCAGAAATTCAGCGAGGTCATTGCGGGCGCGGTTGTAGCGCCTGTAGTGCCTGCAGAAGAAACCATGGCTGAAGAAATCACACCCGCAGAAATACCAACAGAAACTACCGATACGGCCGAACCAGTTTCCGGGGGCATTAACTTTACACCGATCCTGGTGATGTGCGGCGTTGTTTCGCTCTTGGCAGTTGGAGTGGTTGGCTATTTATTTATATCCCGGCAGCGAGGCTTGGCGTCAGATTCAGAATTTATGTCGCCGATTGCACAAGCGCAGGAAATTTCCCGTAACTCCGAACCAACCGACTTTTCTGCACGGGGCGAAGTGCCGCCGATGGTCCAGTTCATGACCACGTATATGCTCGGCGATGATCTCTTCGATGACTCATTCAGCATCGACTCGCCCACCGGCGAATTTCTCGGGGAGTGTGGTGTAGGTATCTCTGAAGCGATTGGCGTTGGCGAACCGAAAAAAGTTGCCGCGTATGAAATCTGGCTTTTCGACAAGAATGATATTCAAACGGTAACCAAAGTTCTGATGAGCCGCCATGTTTATAACGATAATACCTTGCGCGAGCGGCTGCAAACCAAAGGCGAACCTTTCCCTGCAGATCCCGGCTCGGAGATGATTCTCGAGACGGCCACGCTGCGGCTGGTGGCCCGAGTGGTGGATATGGCCTACGGCAGCGATGGGGATGGACTGCCTCAGGGAAGTTTCTTTGAACGTTTGACGCTGGAACTTGCTATTTGGCAAAAAATTTAACCCAATAGGGACGCGAAACCCCTGGGAAAGAGAATCAAACAACCCCTGGCTGGATACAAGTTGCCAGGGGTTGTTTTTGTATCCCTTGTGTGGGTATTATTCAATTTTGAGAATCTTGAAGTTAATCTCCCCCCCGGGTGTTTCCACCTGAATTGTTTCGCCAACTTTTTTACCCAACAGGGCACGACCAATCGGCGATTCGTTGGAAATCCGCCCATTGCCAGGGTCCGCCTCCTGACTACCAACCAGGTGATATTCCTCCTCCGGAAAATCACCTTCCTGAATAGTCACCTTTGCTCCAATCGAGACAATATCGTAGCCCCCTTTCGTTTCAATGATTTCTGCATTGGCAAGAATATACTCAATTTCCTGAATGCGTCCTTCCATAAAACCCTGATCTTCCTTTGTGGCAACATATTCGGCATTTTCTGATAAGTCGCCCATTTCAATGGCAGATTTAAGACGGCGCGCAATTTCGGGGCGCTTGATCGTAATTAGGCGCTCAAGTTCAGTTTGCAATTCTTGTATGCCTGCTTTGGTCAGATATTGTGTACTCATAGGTTATTTCTTTCGGAGTTGAACCCAGGGCTGATAACTATTTTTAGGGCCTTACAGTAGGGTCGTAGAGCTTGGTATGCTCTTCGATGGCATAGCGGTCTGTCATGCCAGCAATATAATCGCAAATTGTGCGTTCGAGGCCAACAGGCGCGATTTGTTTTTGGATGTGATGCGGCATCATGGCAGGTTCTTGTTGGTAGGCTACAAATATCTCCCGGATGACACGTTCGGCTTTGGCTTGCATGCGCAGCACGCGCGGGTGCCGATAAAGATTATTGTATAGAAAATCTTTCAGC encodes:
- the greA gene encoding transcription elongation factor GreA, which gives rise to MSTQYLTKAGIQELQTELERLITIKRPEIARRLKSAIEMGDLSENAEYVATKEDQGFMEGRIQEIEYILANAEIIETKGGYDIVSIGAKVTIQEGDFPEEEYHLVGSQEADPGNGRISNESPIGRALLGKKVGETIQVETPGGEINFKILKIE